CAAATTGAACACTCATGAACCTTGGAAGAAGACTTGTTGCTACTCAAGACCAACCCTCTGTTGCTCAAATGCAGAGAAAGTGGGGAAGAAGatgtattgttgttgttgtggagAATGCTGTTCTTGAATAATTGTGTGTCTTCTTCATCTGATGGCAACAACCCAATTGCAAAgtgtttgtttttctgatCATCCCCAGTATTTGCCTTGGGCTTCTTGTGGCTGGCCCTGTGCCCTCCTAATGCTTGGAAAGAAGGGAAAGTTCTGTTGCAAGTCTTGCATTCATACGCATGATACCCTCCTCCTGCTGCCACCGCCCCCGCCTTGGCCCCGGTAGGCCCCACCGCTGTTGTTGCCTCCAAGAACCTTCGACTTGTAGTGTTGTGATCGTTATggggttggtggtggtggtgactgggggaagaagaagcagcccTGGATTGGCCTTTTGCCAACAGAATTAGGCAGTTTGCCAtgtcctcctcttcctctgtGGTGCTATCTTGAAATTCAACAGATGTGGTGGGAGACAAGTTGGTGGCACTATTGATGTAATCGTTCTCGCCGCCTCCATCACCGCCACCGCCATCTTCGGGGGACGATGAGGTTGTTGGGATGGCAAAAGGGATTGGAGATTGGGGCCTCAAGCGCTTTGTGCGCTTACCCTTGATAATAATGTTGTTGTGGTGTTGTTCCTTGCACCCCATGATGACTTCCTCTTGATGAAGATGGTGATGATCACCACCACCTGCCGCTTCCATGGCAATTCCTCCTCCTCTACCTTCAACAGACTTGGAATTTAGAGCTTAAGAGAGACAGAGATAGAgatagagaagaaagagagatttAATGGGTAGGGAGGAAGCAAGGAAGGGAAGACTGTtattacattatatatatagccaaTGATATGACATGTTGGAGAGACTCAACAATAATTATAAGGCCATACACCAAATACAACACTAACTGTGATTTAGTCCCTCAATCTCTGTTGAGCTTCCAaggtatttataaattttgaattttttttttcgttcgAAATTAATTcatcgaagaaaaaaaaaaccccgaaaagaaaaaagaagttgttgtaattttaGAGAGTGAGGTTTTAGTAAATGTGTGTGGGATAGATAGACATTAAGGcaaggaaaaccaaaaaccaaaaccaaatataACGGAAAAGAGTTGCAAATTTAGAGATTGAGAGTGTAAGCcccaaagagaagagaggttTTTGTGAAACGCAAAGTCCGTTTCATGCTCTCTTTCTCACACTTTGCCAACGCACTTCACCAaattgcaaacaaaacaaacaaaacaagctGAGGTTGCACCATATTCACCATGCACCCTCATAGATCTTCCAATCCTACTCTCACCTCCACGGCGCGTGTACGCCACTTTCCACTTTCCCCAAACACTACTACCTAGTAGAGCCACCTAGCTAAGCTCTTCACTCTCCAACAATCAACTTGTACTTGTCCCACAAATTAGGTGCAAAGTCTAAGCTTCTGATAAACTACTAATTAATAAATGCCTCAAGTTGTTGATTGAGATTTAAGGAAGTGGGACTTTTTAAAATCACTTACCAACTATGCCAAAATTATAtttctgcttttctttttagtgagatattaatattaaattaattattgttaAGTAGTTAATTCTAATTCCAAATACAAGCATTTAACTCTAAATTCTTAATTTCAACTAAGTTTGGTAGTCGAGACTTTGAATATATACACTTCTCTTAGATAGATTagataaattatgaagatgggtccaaaaaagaaaaatgatatcCCCACCTACATGTTTTACTGTATAGAGTTTTTCTACAATGACCTGTATCTCGTGTAACatagaatttattatttaacaGGTTCAAAAGATGAGTAATATTTGAAAAGGAAGAATGAGCATTAAACTGTCCGTTTTGAGTGTAAGGATAAGTGTTCTACcactaaaactaaaactctTTTCGTATGTAACTTAACATTTAATGATAAAACATAACGCATTTAGTAATGAAGAAATTTTGAACAAGTATGTTATAGATTATTTAAGCAGGAATTTAATCTTACTAGTCGAAAACACTTGGAATTGAAATCTCACATTAGATGATATTGgcagtatttttctttttatcaaaGATGAAATGGTGGTGGAGCCTTGAGGTTAGCAAGGCGCGTGGGTGAATTTACACTCACACTTTCACTAACACTAACACGTCTTGTTGAAGATACTGCAAAATACAGGCTGCAGATACACATGTACATGTGTACATACATATACTATTTTATacaatttgagagagagagagagagagagagagagagagagagagagagagagagagagagagagagagagagagagagagaattggaaTTTACAAAGTGTGTTGAAGGGAagcaagcaaagcaaagcaaaggcAAAGGGCAAAGGCTGAAAGAAGGGCAAAGCCCATTACTTTGCCTCAACGATTTGTGTATTGAGAAGATGATTGGAGTGCAAGCCTGGAACCACGGAATCTGCGGTGCTCCCCCCACTCCCACTTCTCTCAAcatttgcccttttttttcctaaatCTCTGTCTTCTATTCTCTATTCTATGTATGACACTATATGCTGTCAAGTATAGTGTCATGCTTGCATGACCACACATTACATGCAATTCTTGTGTGTCTTCTTCTTActtttttggggttgagaAGAAAAACTTGGTTACATCGGTTTCTTACACTAGTTTCTTGTTGTATAATGTGTGAAAAAGACACAATCGGTGTACGAAACTAGGGATACCAGAGTTTATCTCGGATTTTGTGGCCAAACTTAGCAACTAGTGATTTAACTATCCTACCTTTAggggttttcttttcctttttttaggGAAATTACATCCCACTAAATCTGAATTCCTCTAAATTCATGGCTTTCATGATGATCAAGATCTATGGGACAATTAGATTAAAGTCATACTTACAGCTCAACCGCTAACTATGTATAAAGATTCGATGGTATTAGTAATCACTCAGTCAGAAATGGAAAAGTCCAAATCGCCATTCCTAAAATAGGTAACATTTTGCCATAAATGTATATGTATCTCTTGGTTTTCTGTGCAATGTAAAGTTTTAATCAGATTAACCCTAACTTTTAGAAAACATCatacccatcttcttcttcttctctgattcaattgtttgctttttctcttttcttgggGTTGAAATATTTCCTGTTGAATCATTATTTTGGTGTgtattaaatgaaacaaagtcCTCCCTTTTCCCTTTCTCACAGTttcgtggtttttattttaaaatgatatataatatatttcacGCAAAATAAGCGtgatctttt
Above is a window of Prunus persica cultivar Lovell chromosome G2, Prunus_persica_NCBIv2, whole genome shotgun sequence DNA encoding:
- the LOC18786671 gene encoding zinc finger protein ZAT5; protein product: MEAAGGGDHHHLHQEEVIMGCKEQHHNNIIIKGKRTKRLRPQSPIPFAIPTTSSSPEDGGGGDGGGENDYINSATNLSPTTSVEFQDSTTEEEEDMANCLILLAKGQSRAASSSPSHHHHQPHNDHNTTSRRFLEATTAVGPTGAKAGAVAAGGGYHAYECKTCNRTFPSFQALGGHRASHKKPKANTGDDQKNKHFAIGLLPSDEEDTQLFKNSILHNNNNTSSSPLSLHLSNRGLVLSSNKSSSKVHECSICGAEFTSGQALGGHMRRHRAPAAANTTLALTAPSVSAFEPQQHQNQHQQQQPIKKQRSVLSLDLDLNLPAPEDDHHKESKFVFATSKQQQQQQQQQQQQQQQQQQQQQQQPERLRTQILVDCHY